One genomic segment of Thalassospiraceae bacterium LMO-SO8 includes these proteins:
- the hyi gene encoding hydroxypyruvate isomerase — protein sequence MPRFNANITMLFQDLDFMDRFQAAAKAGFKGVEYLFPYDYKAADLVDALTSNGLTQVLHNLPAGDWAKGERGLASLPDRKSEFQDSVGLAIDYATALGCPQVNCLAGIPGDGVAPEKAFETFVENLEFAAPRFDDAGIKLLVEAINTRDIPGFFLNTSAQAEAVMEAVGHDNLYFQYDAYHMQIMEGDLCRTVERLLPRIPHIQIADNPGRHEPGTGEINYPHFFAHLDAIGYKGWVGCEYVPLTTTVEGLGWLRAAEASSKAA from the coding sequence ATGCCCCGTTTCAACGCCAACATCACCATGCTGTTCCAGGACCTGGATTTCATGGATCGGTTCCAGGCGGCCGCCAAGGCTGGGTTCAAGGGCGTGGAATACCTGTTCCCCTACGACTACAAGGCGGCCGACCTGGTCGACGCGCTGACATCCAACGGCCTGACCCAGGTGCTGCACAACCTGCCGGCCGGCGATTGGGCTAAGGGTGAACGGGGTCTCGCCAGCCTGCCCGACCGGAAAAGCGAATTCCAGGACAGCGTCGGCCTCGCCATCGATTACGCGACGGCGCTGGGCTGTCCCCAGGTCAACTGCCTGGCCGGTATTCCCGGCGACGGCGTGGCCCCGGAAAAGGCGTTCGAAACCTTCGTCGAGAACCTGGAATTCGCGGCCCCCCGGTTCGACGACGCCGGCATCAAGCTTCTGGTCGAGGCCATCAACACCCGCGACATTCCGGGATTTTTCCTCAACACCTCGGCCCAGGCCGAAGCGGTGATGGAGGCCGTCGGCCACGACAACCTGTATTTCCAATACGACGCCTATCACATGCAGATCATGGAAGGCGATTTGTGCCGCACGGTCGAACGGCTGTTGCCGCGCATCCCCCACATCCAGATCGCCGACAACCCGGGCCGCCACGAACCGGGCACGGGCGAAATCAACTACCCGCACTTCTTCGCCCACTTGGACGCCATCGGCTACAAAGGCTGGGTCGGCTGTGAATACGTGCCCTTGACCACAACGGTCGAAGGCCTGGGCTGGCTGCGCGCCGCCGAGGCATCAAGCAAGGCCGCCTGA
- a CDS encoding 2-hydroxy-3-oxopropionate reductase: protein MATIGFIGLGIMGAPMAAHLQKAGHKIVALKRKKPMPKDLAKGGAVFAATPKDVAAKAEVIITMVPDTPQVEEVLFGKDGVASANLKGKLVIDMSSIAPLATKEFAKKIKKAGAGWVDAPVSGGEVGAKNAALTIMCGGSKKDFDRAKPLFELMGKNITLVGGAGDGQTCKVANQIIVALNIEAVSEALLFASKAGADPAKVREALMGGFANSKILEVHAERMIKRTFNPGFRIELHQKDLNLALSGAKDMGISLPNTATAQELFNSCTAHGGAGWDHSAMVRALEIMAKHEVK from the coding sequence ATGGCTACCATCGGATTCATCGGTCTCGGCATCATGGGCGCACCCATGGCGGCCCACCTTCAGAAAGCCGGCCACAAGATCGTGGCGTTGAAGCGCAAAAAGCCCATGCCGAAGGACCTTGCCAAGGGCGGCGCCGTGTTCGCCGCGACGCCCAAGGACGTGGCCGCAAAGGCCGAGGTCATCATCACCATGGTGCCGGACACCCCCCAGGTCGAAGAGGTCCTGTTCGGCAAGGACGGCGTGGCGTCCGCCAATTTGAAGGGCAAGCTGGTCATCGACATGTCCTCGATCGCGCCGCTCGCGACCAAGGAATTCGCCAAGAAGATCAAGAAGGCGGGGGCCGGTTGGGTCGACGCCCCCGTGTCGGGCGGCGAGGTGGGCGCCAAGAACGCGGCCCTGACCATCATGTGCGGCGGATCGAAAAAGGATTTCGACCGGGCCAAACCGCTGTTCGAACTGATGGGCAAGAACATCACCCTGGTCGGCGGCGCCGGCGACGGGCAGACCTGCAAGGTCGCCAACCAGATCATCGTGGCGCTGAACATCGAGGCCGTGTCCGAAGCCCTTCTGTTCGCGTCCAAGGCCGGGGCCGATCCCGCCAAGGTGCGCGAAGCCCTGATGGGCGGTTTCGCCAATTCGAAGATTTTGGAAGTCCATGCGGAGCGCATGATCAAGCGCACCTTCAACCCGGGCTTCCGCATCGAGCTGCACCAGAAGGACCTGAACCTGGCGCTGTCCGGGGCCAAGGACATGGGCATTTCCCTGCCCAACACGGCGACGGCGCAGGAACTGTTCAATTCCTGCACGGCCCACGGCGGCGCCGGCTGGGACCATTCGGCCATGGTGCGGGCACTCGAAATCATGGCCAAACACGAGGTCAAGTAG
- a CDS encoding FAD-linked oxidase C-terminal domain-containing protein, which yields MQMPEPDQGVIDRRAEIIAAMRAIVPGEGVIADDAMLKAFECDGLMAYRQLPLIVVLPETTAQVSDILKYCHANGVKIVPRGAGTGLSGGALPLADAITLGLSKFNRVLDIDYANRCAVVQPGVTNLGVTKAVEGDGFYYAPDPSSQIACSIGGNIAENSGGVHCLKYGLTTNNVLGVEMVLMDGTVLRLGGKHLDPGGYDLLGVLTGSEGLLGVITEVTVRILKKPETARAVLLGFNSSEEGGDCVAAIINAGIIPGGIEMMDKPAIHATEEFVHAGYPMDVEALLIVELDGPKVEVDYLIDRVGEIAKGQGAIYSRISETEEERAAFWSGRKNAFPAVGRLSPDYLCMDGTIPRKKLGLVLQRMAEMSGKYGLRVANVFHAGDGNLHPLIMFDANQPGELDRAEEFGADILKLCVEVGGVLSGEHGIGVEKRDLMGEMFTEDDLKQQQRVKCAFDPDHHLNPGKVFPTLHRCAELGRMHISRGQVPFPDIPRF from the coding sequence ATGCAGATGCCGGAACCGGATCAAGGCGTCATCGACCGGCGGGCCGAGATCATCGCCGCCATGCGCGCCATCGTGCCCGGCGAGGGCGTGATTGCCGACGACGCCATGCTCAAGGCCTTCGAATGCGACGGCCTGATGGCCTACCGGCAGTTGCCGCTCATCGTCGTGCTGCCGGAAACCACGGCCCAGGTCTCCGATATCCTGAAATACTGCCATGCCAACGGCGTGAAGATCGTGCCGCGGGGGGCGGGCACGGGGCTGTCCGGTGGCGCCCTGCCGTTGGCCGACGCCATCACCCTGGGATTGTCCAAATTCAACCGGGTGCTCGACATCGACTATGCCAACCGCTGCGCGGTGGTGCAGCCGGGCGTGACCAACCTGGGCGTCACCAAGGCGGTTGAAGGCGATGGCTTCTATTACGCGCCGGACCCGTCGTCGCAGATCGCGTGCTCCATCGGCGGCAACATCGCCGAGAACTCCGGCGGCGTGCACTGCCTGAAATACGGCCTGACGACCAACAACGTGCTGGGCGTGGAAATGGTGCTGATGGACGGCACGGTGCTGCGCCTGGGCGGCAAGCATCTGGACCCGGGGGGCTATGATTTGCTGGGTGTGCTGACGGGCTCCGAAGGGCTGCTCGGCGTCATTACCGAGGTCACCGTGCGCATATTGAAAAAGCCCGAGACGGCGCGCGCCGTGCTGCTTGGTTTCAACTCGTCGGAAGAAGGCGGCGATTGCGTCGCCGCCATCATCAACGCCGGGATCATCCCGGGCGGGATCGAGATGATGGACAAGCCGGCCATCCACGCGACGGAGGAATTCGTCCATGCGGGCTATCCCATGGATGTGGAAGCGCTGTTGATCGTCGAACTGGACGGCCCCAAGGTCGAGGTCGACTACCTGATCGACCGGGTCGGCGAAATCGCCAAGGGGCAGGGGGCGATCTATTCCCGCATCAGCGAGACGGAGGAAGAACGCGCCGCCTTCTGGTCCGGGCGCAAGAACGCCTTTCCGGCGGTCGGGCGTCTGTCGCCGGACTATCTCTGCATGGACGGCACGATCCCCCGGAAAAAGCTCGGCCTGGTCCTGCAACGGATGGCGGAGATGTCCGGCAAATACGGCCTGCGCGTTGCCAACGTGTTCCACGCCGGCGACGGCAACCTGCATCCCCTCATCATGTTCGACGCCAACCAACCGGGCGAACTGGACCGGGCCGAGGAATTCGGCGCGGATATCCTGAAACTTTGTGTCGAGGTCGGCGGCGTGCTGTCCGGCGAACACGGCATCGGCGTGGAAAAGCGCGACCTGATGGGCGAGATGTTCACGGAAGACGACCTGAAGCAGCAGCAGCGGGTCAAATGCGCCTTCGACCCGGACCACCACCTCAACCCGGGCAAGGTCTTTCCCACGCTTCACCGCTGCGCCGAATTGGGCCGCATGCATATCTCGCGGGGCCAGGTGCCGTTCCCCGACATTCCCCGATTCTGA
- the glcE gene encoding glycolate oxidase subunit GlcE, translating into MIEILKPDTADQVLDAVKWALSEAIPLDVRGSGSKSGFGRPVQVGRVLDLSNLSGISDYDPGELVLTAGPATSMFEIEKVLAGANQELAFEPMDLGSLYGLGEGTGTLGGVIAANLSGPRRIKAGAARDHFLGFQGVSGRGEVFKSGGKVMKNVTGFDLSKLMAGSFGTLAVMTQVSVKVLPRPEKTRTVLLMGADDIHAVAALCDALGSSHEVAGAAHLPASVAARSGVGYVSGAGAAVTAVRVEGPGPSVEHRCNSLRDLFAPFGAVEELHSMNSAAFWREVRDAAAFTGDWQDYQVWRVSVPPTAGPTVGQHLRARLGGEVYYDWGGGLIWFALDARADAGAADIRRVIRDCGGHATLVRASADVRQAVAVFQPQPGPLADLSKRVKEAFDPEGILNPGRMTAGV; encoded by the coding sequence ATGATCGAAATTCTCAAGCCGGATACCGCCGACCAGGTTCTCGACGCCGTCAAATGGGCGCTCTCGGAAGCAATCCCGCTGGACGTTCGCGGATCGGGCTCGAAATCCGGGTTCGGCCGCCCCGTGCAGGTGGGCCGGGTGCTCGATCTCTCGAACCTGTCCGGCATCAGCGACTACGATCCGGGCGAACTGGTTCTGACCGCCGGGCCCGCGACCTCCATGTTCGAGATCGAAAAGGTCCTGGCCGGGGCCAACCAGGAACTGGCGTTCGAGCCCATGGACTTAGGATCCCTTTACGGCCTGGGTGAGGGGACGGGCACGCTCGGCGGGGTGATCGCCGCCAACCTGTCCGGCCCCCGGCGCATCAAGGCGGGGGCGGCGCGCGACCATTTCCTGGGCTTTCAGGGCGTGTCCGGCCGGGGCGAGGTGTTCAAGTCCGGCGGCAAGGTGATGAAGAACGTCACGGGCTTCGATCTCTCGAAACTGATGGCCGGCTCCTTCGGCACCCTCGCCGTGATGACCCAGGTCTCCGTGAAGGTGCTGCCGCGCCCGGAAAAGACGCGCACGGTCCTGCTCATGGGGGCCGACGACATCCATGCGGTCGCGGCGCTGTGCGATGCCCTGGGCTCCAGCCATGAGGTCGCCGGCGCGGCCCATCTGCCGGCATCCGTCGCCGCGCGCTCCGGCGTCGGCTATGTGTCCGGCGCGGGGGCCGCCGTCACCGCCGTGCGTGTCGAAGGGCCCGGGCCCAGCGTCGAACATCGCTGCAATTCCCTGCGCGACCTGTTCGCTCCCTTCGGCGCGGTCGAGGAACTGCATTCCATGAACTCCGCCGCCTTCTGGCGCGAGGTCCGCGACGCGGCGGCCTTCACCGGCGACTGGCAGGACTACCAGGTCTGGCGCGTCAGCGTGCCGCCCACGGCGGGTCCGACGGTGGGCCAGCACCTGCGCGCGCGCCTGGGCGGCGAGGTCTATTACGACTGGGGCGGGGGGCTGATCTGGTTCGCGCTCGACGCCCGCGCCGACGCCGGGGCGGCGGACATCCGCCGGGTCATCAGGGATTGCGGCGGTCACGCGACCCTGGTCCGGGCATCCGCCGACGTGCGCCAGGCGGTCGCGGTGTTCCAGCCGCAGCCGGGCCCGCTGGCCGATCTTTCAAAACGGGTGAAGGAAGCCTTCGATCCCGAGGGCATCCTCAACCCCGGCCGCATGACAGCGGGCGTATAG
- the glcF gene encoding glycolate oxidase subunit GlcF has translation MQTTFTLAQLADPHIQQANDILRKCVHCGFCTATCPTYVLLGDELDSPRGRIYLIKGLLEEGAKPTEQHVTHIDRCLTCLSCMTTCPASVDYMHLVDDARAKIEREYKRPLMDRLLRGLLPLVLPYPDRFRVMLLGAWLARPLARVMPGRLGAMLGLTPKRIHPPTDMDRPQVFKAEGVMRKRVALMTGCAQKVLNPAINEATVRLLTRHGCEVVIADGQGCCGALVHHMGKEAQSHAQAQANIEAWEKAEAAHGQVDAIVINASGCGTTVKDYGWMLRRDDAWAARAKAISGKTRDVTEVMMDLGLNAAMIDGDRPVVAYHSACSMQHGQKLTKPPKDLLAQAGFEVREPAEGHLCCGSAGTYNMMQPEISGRLKARKAANMKRTGAQVMATGNIGCMVQLEDAVGMPVVHTVELLDWATGGPKPAGLE, from the coding sequence ATGCAAACCACCTTCACCCTGGCGCAACTGGCCGATCCGCACATCCAGCAGGCCAACGACATCTTGCGCAAATGCGTGCATTGCGGCTTCTGCACGGCGACCTGTCCGACCTATGTTCTGCTGGGCGACGAGTTGGACAGCCCGCGCGGGCGCATTTACCTGATCAAGGGATTGCTGGAAGAGGGCGCCAAGCCGACCGAGCAGCACGTCACGCACATCGACCGCTGCCTGACCTGCCTGTCCTGCATGACGACCTGCCCCGCCAGCGTCGATTACATGCATCTGGTCGATGACGCGCGGGCCAAGATCGAACGGGAATACAAACGCCCCCTGATGGATCGGCTGTTGCGCGGCCTGCTGCCCCTGGTTCTGCCGTATCCCGACCGCTTCCGCGTCATGCTGTTGGGCGCCTGGCTGGCGCGGCCCTTGGCGCGGGTGATGCCGGGGCGGCTCGGCGCCATGCTGGGGCTCACGCCCAAGCGCATCCATCCGCCGACGGACATGGACCGGCCCCAGGTGTTCAAGGCCGAGGGGGTGATGAGAAAGCGCGTGGCGTTGATGACCGGCTGCGCCCAGAAGGTGCTGAACCCGGCCATCAACGAGGCGACCGTGCGGCTTCTCACCCGCCACGGCTGCGAGGTCGTGATCGCCGACGGGCAGGGCTGCTGTGGTGCCCTGGTCCATCACATGGGCAAGGAAGCCCAGAGCCACGCCCAGGCCCAGGCCAATATCGAGGCCTGGGAGAAGGCCGAGGCGGCGCACGGGCAGGTCGACGCCATCGTTATCAACGCGTCGGGCTGCGGCACGACGGTGAAGGATTACGGCTGGATGCTGCGCCGCGACGATGCCTGGGCCGCCCGCGCCAAGGCGATTTCCGGCAAGACCCGCGACGTCACCGAAGTGATGATGGACCTGGGCCTGAACGCGGCCATGATCGACGGGGACAGGCCCGTCGTCGCCTATCATTCCGCCTGTTCCATGCAGCATGGCCAGAAGCTGACCAAGCCGCCCAAGGACCTGCTGGCCCAGGCCGGGTTTGAGGTACGGGAGCCCGCCGAAGGCCATCTGTGCTGCGGTTCCGCCGGCACCTACAACATGATGCAGCCGGAAATCTCGGGCCGCCTCAAGGCGCGCAAGGCCGCCAACATGAAGCGCACGGGCGCCCAGGTCATGGCGACGGGCAACATCGGCTGCATGGTTCAGCTTGAGGACGCCGTCGGCATGCCCGTGGTCCATACGGTGGAACTACTCGACTGGGCGACCGGTGGGCCGAAGCCCGCCGGACTCGAATAA
- a CDS encoding tetratricopeptide repeat protein, with product MAALLAAVLAAPQARADQTDPVLDALFAALTATKNPEEAHQIETRIWQTWAVSGQELVDSAMARGVIAMNRGALDTSLKYFNDVISLAPKHAEGWNKRATVNFLMGKYPESVLDIQRTLELEPRHFGALSGLGLIYAEMGRKKAAIRAMEKALAINPHMDAIRGQLQDLKTEVSGKPI from the coding sequence ATGGCGGCGCTTCTTGCCGCCGTCCTGGCTGCGCCGCAGGCGCGGGCGGATCAGACCGATCCGGTTCTGGACGCCCTGTTCGCGGCCCTGACGGCGACCAAGAACCCGGAAGAAGCGCATCAGATCGAAACCCGCATCTGGCAGACCTGGGCGGTCAGCGGCCAGGAACTGGTCGACAGCGCCATGGCCCGGGGCGTCATTGCCATGAACAGGGGCGCCCTCGATACCTCGTTGAAATACTTCAACGACGTCATCAGCCTGGCGCCCAAGCATGCCGAAGGCTGGAACAAGCGCGCGACGGTGAATTTCCTCATGGGCAAATATCCGGAATCCGTGCTCGACATTCAGCGCACCCTGGAGCTGGAGCCCCGCCACTTCGGCGCGCTGTCCGGCCTGGGCTTGATCTACGCGGAAATGGGGCGCAAAAAGGCGGCGATCCGCGCCATGGAAAAGGCGTTGGCCATCAACCCGCATATGGACGCCATCCGCGGCCAGTTGCAGGACCTGAAGACCGAAGTATCAGGGAAACCCATTTGA
- a CDS encoding FAD-linked oxidase C-terminal domain-containing protein — MTTPRATAATQPSGAVDAGLLDLLAQIVGAENLSTAAAVREQHGRDESYHPSAPPDAVVYCTETDQVAAVVRACAERGVPVIPFGTGTSLEGHVAALSGGICIDLSRMDKILTVNAEDMDVTVQAGVRRKALNDYLRDTGLFFPIDPGADASLGGMTATRASGTNAVRYGTMRENVLSLTVVMADGRVIRTARRARKSSAGYDLTRLFVGSEGTLGVITEVTLRLYGIPEAVVAAVCPFPDLESAVNTVILTIQSGIPVARIELLDEAQMDAVNKYSKLDYAVKPTLFFEFHGSDAGVREQVENVKAIAADFGADDFQWATKAEDRNKLWQARHDAYYAAIALRPGCRGIATDVCVPISKLAECILETRKDIDASGLCAPIVGHVGDGNFHIVFVVDPDNADEMARAESVNERMVMRAIAMDGTCTGEHGVGYGKIDFLTAEHGEALVAMRAVKQALDPQNIMNPGKIVRV, encoded by the coding sequence ATGACGACACCACGGGCAACGGCGGCGACGCAGCCGTCAGGCGCGGTCGATGCGGGCCTGCTCGATCTGCTGGCGCAGATCGTCGGCGCGGAGAACCTGTCCACCGCCGCCGCCGTGCGCGAACAGCATGGCCGCGACGAATCCTATCATCCCTCGGCCCCGCCCGACGCCGTCGTCTATTGCACGGAAACGGACCAGGTCGCGGCCGTGGTCCGGGCCTGCGCCGAACGCGGCGTGCCGGTCATTCCCTTCGGCACGGGCACCTCGCTGGAAGGCCATGTCGCGGCCTTGTCCGGCGGTATCTGCATCGATCTGTCGCGCATGGACAAAATCCTCACCGTCAATGCCGAGGACATGGACGTCACGGTCCAGGCCGGCGTGCGCCGCAAGGCCCTCAACGACTATCTGCGCGACACGGGTCTGTTCTTTCCCATCGATCCGGGGGCCGATGCGTCGCTTGGCGGCATGACCGCGACACGGGCCAGCGGCACGAATGCCGTCAGGTATGGCACCATGCGGGAAAACGTTCTCAGCCTGACCGTGGTCATGGCCGACGGGCGGGTGATCCGCACGGCACGCCGGGCGCGCAAGTCGTCGGCGGGATACGACCTGACGCGCCTGTTCGTGGGCTCGGAAGGGACGCTTGGCGTGATTACCGAAGTGACCTTGCGCCTTTACGGCATTCCGGAAGCCGTGGTGGCCGCCGTCTGTCCGTTCCCCGACCTGGAAAGCGCCGTGAACACGGTGATCCTGACGATCCAGTCCGGCATCCCCGTGGCCCGCATCGAACTTCTGGACGAAGCGCAGATGGATGCGGTGAACAAATATTCCAAGCTCGATTACGCGGTGAAGCCGACCCTGTTCTTCGAATTCCACGGCAGTGATGCCGGGGTGCGCGAACAGGTCGAAAACGTGAAGGCCATCGCCGCCGACTTCGGCGCCGACGATTTCCAGTGGGCGACCAAGGCAGAGGACCGCAACAAGCTGTGGCAGGCCCGCCACGACGCCTATTATGCGGCCATCGCGCTGCGTCCCGGCTGCCGGGGCATCGCCACCGACGTCTGCGTGCCGATTTCGAAACTGGCGGAATGCATCCTGGAAACCCGCAAGGATATCGACGCGTCGGGCCTGTGCGCGCCCATCGTCGGCCATGTCGGCGACGGCAATTTCCACATCGTGTTCGTGGTCGACCCGGACAACGCGGACGAGATGGCCCGCGCCGAATCGGTCAACGAACGCATGGTCATGCGCGCCATCGCCATGGACGGCACCTGCACGGGCGAACACGGCGTCGGCTACGGCAAGATCGACTTCCTGACCGCCGAACACGGCGAGGCCCTGGTCGCCATGCGCGCCGTCAAACAGGCCCTCGACCCCCAGAACATCATGAACCCGGGCAAGATCGTCCGCGTTTAG
- a CDS encoding glycerate kinase — translation MILDPETLLRDMFAAAVAAAQPEKRIPHFLPEPPKGGRTLVIGAGKASAAMARAFEDHWPGDLSGLIVTRYGYDVPCKRIETVEAAHPVPDAAGEAAARRMLDMVKGLKEEDLVVCLISGGGSALLSAPGAGLTLADKQAVNRELLRCGATIHEMNCLRKHLSAVKGGRLAAAAAPARIVNLLISDVPGDDPAVIASGPTVPDPTTFDDARAIVAKYGIKLPAAVQALLDAGAEETPKPDDPIFKRVETHLIALPQASLEAAAEIARVAGVTPIILGDALEGEARDLGVAHAQLARDTLAGKGPAQGPCVLLSGGETTVTIRGDGGRGGRNTEYLLGMAVALDGADHIHAIACDTDGVDGSEDNAGAVIGPDSLARATAAGLDARVLLDTNDAYGFFQGIGDLVECGPTLTNVNDFRAVLVLP, via the coding sequence ATGATCTTGGACCCGGAAACCCTGCTTCGCGACATGTTCGCCGCCGCCGTTGCGGCGGCCCAACCTGAAAAGCGCATCCCTCATTTCCTGCCGGAGCCGCCCAAGGGCGGGCGCACCTTGGTGATCGGGGCGGGTAAGGCCTCGGCCGCCATGGCCCGGGCGTTCGAGGACCATTGGCCGGGTGACCTGTCGGGCCTGATCGTCACCCGCTACGGCTATGACGTGCCCTGCAAGCGCATCGAAACGGTCGAGGCCGCCCATCCCGTGCCCGATGCCGCGGGCGAGGCGGCGGCCCGGCGCATGTTGGACATGGTCAAGGGACTTAAGGAAGAAGACCTGGTGGTCTGCCTGATTTCCGGCGGCGGCTCGGCGTTGCTGTCCGCCCCGGGCGCCGGTCTGACCTTGGCCGACAAGCAGGCCGTGAACCGCGAACTGCTGCGCTGCGGCGCCACGATCCACGAGATGAACTGCCTGCGCAAACACCTGTCCGCGGTGAAGGGCGGCCGTCTCGCCGCCGCCGCCGCGCCGGCCCGCATCGTCAACCTGCTGATTTCCGACGTGCCGGGGGATGACCCGGCGGTCATCGCCTCGGGTCCGACGGTGCCGGACCCGACCACCTTCGACGACGCGCGGGCCATCGTCGCCAAATACGGCATCAAGCTGCCGGCGGCGGTTCAGGCCCTGCTGGACGCGGGGGCGGAGGAAACGCCCAAGCCCGATGATCCTATCTTCAAGCGGGTGGAAACCCATCTGATCGCCCTGCCGCAGGCCAGTTTGGAAGCCGCCGCCGAGATCGCCCGCGTCGCCGGCGTGACGCCGATCATCCTGGGCGACGCATTGGAAGGCGAGGCGCGGGACCTGGGCGTCGCGCACGCGCAGCTTGCCCGCGATACCTTGGCGGGCAAGGGGCCCGCACAGGGGCCTTGCGTGCTGTTGTCGGGCGGCGAGACCACGGTGACCATCCGCGGCGACGGCGGGCGCGGCGGGCGCAACACGGAATACCTGCTGGGCATGGCGGTGGCGCTCGACGGGGCGGACCATATCCACGCCATCGCCTGCGATACCGACGGGGTGGACGGTTCGGAAGACAACGCGGGCGCGGTGATCGGCCCGGACAGTCTGGCCCGGGCCACGGCGGCGGGCCTGGATGCGCGGGTATTGCTCGACACCAACGACGCCTATGGGTTTTTCCAGGGGATCGGCGACCTTGTCGAATGCGGGCCGACCTTGACCAACGTCAATGACTTCCGGGCGGTATTGGTGCTGCCCTAG